One Flavobacterium cerinum genomic window, TATGTATAGTTATCTTTCGCAACGTCCGGGTCAATTGTATATTGAAACCAATGAAGAATCGGAAGTGATATTGCTATCTAAAGAAAATCAGGAACGTTTGTATAATGAAGTTCCTAAAATAGAGCGTTTTTTCAGGATATTGATCGAAAACTCGCTTGTAGCCAATCAACAACGGCTTATTGACAATCTCAGCTTTACCGCCGAAGCACGCTATGACAAGTTCACCAAAAAGCATCCGGATCTGATACATTGTCTGCCGCAAAAACAAATCGCTTCTTATATAGGTGTAACTCCGGAGTTTTTCAGTAAAATGAAAGCCCGTTTACTCAAAAAATAATACCTCTCAATCCCCGTCCGGTTTTTCTACGACGG contains:
- a CDS encoding Crp/Fnr family transcriptional regulator gives rise to the protein MNLLLDTIAKHVTLTAEEQEKVVSVIEYKTYKAKSILLKEGEICLYSYFVTKGILRSYTVDENGVEHVMSFASPGWWIADMYSYLSQRPGQLYIETNEESEVILLSKENQERLYNEVPKIERFFRILIENSLVANQQRLIDNLSFTAEARYDKFTKKHPDLIHCLPQKQIASYIGVTPEFFSKMKARLLKK